Part of the Capsicum annuum cultivar UCD-10X-F1 chromosome 12, UCD10Xv1.1, whole genome shotgun sequence genome is shown below.
CGTTAAGaattctcaaaattatatttcaacaaaaaataataattactaatGCCTCGAATACAAATGACATCAATTATATAAACATTTCTTGATGATATCTTTCTAATATTCTCATCTCACACCAacattatacaaaataaaaattagaaaagagtAATAgagtgaagaaagaaaaaagaggtaccattaagaaactaaaataataattaaaagaaactCCCAATGGAAAAAGCTACAGTGTGAATATAAAAAAGAAACTCAACTATGATACAATTGTCGTTGAATCCCACTAATGTGGCAATTATACATTATTGTACAAACAACAAtgtttaataatttaataatggGCAAATAAAAAGTTAACCTCATCATACTCTAACCAATACATCAATTTTACTTGaacctaaaaagaaaaaaaaagtcataaaaaacgtaaaattgaaaaaaaaaaaaaaaaagaaagtctaCCTAAAAGTCAAAGAATGGATGGAATAGATCGGAAgcagaaggagaaggagaaattAACGGAGCTGAAAACAACGTTGACGGACTTGGACTTAACATAAGCATAAATGGATCTGACGGAAACGGCGAAAATAACCCCGGCGGCGATACTGGTGGTAAAGTCGCCGGCGCCGGCGACAATATCCCCGGAATCTGACACATTTCCGCCGTTGAATTTCCGAGTATATCCAAAACATCCATCGAGTCAACGACACCGTACGATGTACTGGGAAAAATAGAAGGAACACCACCAGCACCAGCAGATGATGAAGGACTAGTACTACTAGTACTCGCTTTTTCTATCGTAGCCAATTTCGCCGCAGGCGACAAATTCCCATCGCCTGCTACGGCGGCGGAGGTTGAAGTTTCCGATTCCGATGAAGATCCGGTGAGTCTTTGTACAACGCTCATGAAATCACTTACCGTAGTATGGTAAACTTTGGGCGAAACGGCGTAGATAATTACCGTTTGAGGGTTTTGGGAAGGCGGAGGCGCGGCGGTTGATACGGCGACGTGCGGCGGGGGATGCGGCGGAGGAGCGACCGGAGGTTTTTTGATTTTGTAAGAATCTTTGTTGACTTTAAGAGGAGTTGGACGAGGCCCTTGTAATTCTCTTCTCGTCGGAGATGGACGGCCGTCGGAGGCGCCGGCGAAAAACTCCGGTGGTGgaaaattcattttagaagaGGGGGGAATTATTATTTGTGGATATTTTTCTAATAATGAGTGGTAATAGGAAATAGGAGTATGAAAGGGGAAAGTACTTTGGAACATGAAAGGAAAGAGCTAAGAGAAAAGTTTTGAATATTCAACAGTTTTTTTAACATGTTATTGAAAAAAGGCtgtatttatatcatttatttattgaataaaaatatatgatttgTTCAATAAGTTAAGATAAATTGATGACTGTTCTAAATTTGACATGTGATAATTATTCTCTCCATCTATTTTTACTGTCCATGTTTACACTATTTGGATGGTAATTTATATTAGTTTCATAATAATGTGTATATTTTTACTGTCCATGTTTACACTTTATTTGGATGGTAATTTATAGTAGTTTCATAATAATGTGTATATTTTATAGTATGATGTTATATTATATAGTAaagtataatataatatttaaatgaaatatatcatttattataataatagttttattatttgattttttatttgatgctCGATATTCGTATTGAAGTTCgactaatttgaatttgtattgggtAGGGCTCCATTCGGGGTAACTCTCCCTACCaaaaattttttcatattcaagGCTCGAACCCAAGACCTCTAAGTTAAGGGAAGAGCAGTcacatccactgcaccacattcATGATTTGATGGTATGATACTATATCGTAACCGATATATGATACTATATCGTAActgataaatttattaaaatgcccCTAATTATTATGAATGTTAGATCTATttataattgttaataaaataattttctttttgctGATTTGTCACAAATGATGCcttgtaaatatattaagttgttaaattcatgaaaattttaaCAAAACCAATACAACAGTAGATTAACGTAAATGTAATcgaattcattttttatagtaacaaatttcattttctttgGGTGTTTTGAAACTTGACCACCAACGATAAGTATAAAATCTAAATGTATCTTTTGTGTATGCTACAGATATGTTCGGCatgaaatacaagaaaaaatctaaaaaataaattatttcgtacttattttttttgtattcgttacgcaaatagaaaaatatttttaaaaatatttgtatatgttTAACACAAAATAACGAGAACAAATAGGATAATGAGGTGGGGTAcgaaaaaactataatttttttaaaaaaaaaatatttgagggtGGGGTAGTGGAGAGGGGGTCGAGGATAGGGGTagggtaagaatttttttttgaatattttttaaaaataaattaattttttttgtgggtGGGTGGGAGAGTTGGGGGGCTGGTAGGAAAGGCTGGtgaggtaagaattttttttttaattttttttaaaaaataaatttataaagaaaaaaagtggTACGGGAAGAAGGGCTGATAAGTGGTGGGGGAAGGGTAGGAGTATGTGAGGATGGtgtaagaaaaagttttaaattttttttaaaaaataaattttaaaaaattgtggTGTTGGGGTTTGGCGGGGGTGGCATCGGGGTCGGGGTAAGGGGTGAAATACTAAAAAAGTTTAAAacttttttaagattttttttttttaggggggtGGGTTAGAAGGTaaagttaaataatataaaataaaggtaaaataaaattataaaatattaaataaagaaataattgaaaaaaacaaacaaaccatGTGATACTATCAAATTTGTGGTTACATAAAGTGATTGTTTTCATGGTtatcaaaccatgaaattaaatcatatcatgtcgtatattttaagaaacaatcaaaataaatatgattttctTAGTAACCGTACTATACCATATCATGAAAAAACACCATCTAATTAATGTGTTATTAAAAGAAGATGTTTAATAATAATTGTTAAGTTTtgaaaatcaatgaataattttttttgtgtgtgtctattttatcttagtattaaataaaattcattattcaatgtatttttaaagagttaaatttattaaattcaaaGCATGATAGAGTATTGCtcctattatttatatttttaaaaatatgtgtcAAATTAATAGTGAACAAATATTATTAGATGGAGAGAGTTATATGTGTGTTTGGATTAAGTGATTGGAATTAACTTGTAAGGAACAAGTGTTTAAATatgctcaaaaattattttttaagaaaattgaaaCTGATTTATAAATAGATAGTACTCTttccattttaaattatatttaatttgttttttccAAAGGCCTCGTCGTATTAAACGATCTAACATGACATTTTATATGtaggttttaaatattttctattaTCAATGTTAAGTCTTTTGCTCACACACTCAATAATTTCCTCTTAAAAGTAATGGAGATGCATTATGCGTCATTCATACCGTTTGAGTATTCACGACAATTCAAACCTACAATTAACTTCTTATTGTGTTTGCATCTCCAAATTCGTAAGGGTAAGTAAGTCGAGTCCCACATCCAATCACTCTGTCACATCCTTATACTCATCTTGTCAAATTCGGTTGTGATACCAATTGTTAGGCTCAGTCGCttcaaaaatactcttaaaatgtTGTGATATTATATGCTTTGGATCAAACCTTCAAAGGTTTCACCACATTAAAAGATCATACACCTTATATATAACTCAACTCTTTTAAACTACCAATGTGAGATTTTGCTTGTACACCCAACAATCTGTTTGTtttattttgacttgacataatgtttgaaaaaaaaagaacttttgaatcttgcagacttaaattaaagatatatagaatgtactaaaatataatttgacCCTATGATCTTAAGATCAATTGTTAAAGTTTATACTTAAAgaattgtcaaaaaagaaaaaatattttcctacgaattaaaagaaatatatacaaattaaaactgagaaattagtatatatatatatatatatatatatatatatagaagtaaTGAAATTTATACTAAATTAAATAATACATTTTTGGTAGAAAAGTGTTGATTACAAACTACTAACAACGACACTAACACTGCCAATGAAATCACTTGAGTTGAGTCTATTGGATATTCAATAGTATTGTTTGGTTCGAAATTGAAAGGATGTCATACGAAAGCTTAAAGTTGCAAATTAAAGCGGTAATAATTCAGGTAACACAGTATAAACTACTAAAaagatattattgatatgatttgatcaaACGATCTACATATTATAAACCAATAAACTAGTATTGAAAAAGTATGGAACCTATTGAGCGAAATTCCCTCCTAAACCAGAGTCTTTTGAGGACTACTTTATTATGGAGCTATTGTATTGTAGAATAAGAAGAATAGAGGTAAAAATTCTTTCCCCCAAAAAAGAGGTTGGCCAAATATGAAAcacaattatatttttgtttcaagaaaaataaaagtaattatggtaattgtaacgacctgaaaatttgataaaatatgtgaaatttatgattttatgtgatttgaatgTTTTATCCCTccccgtagttgtattatggtatttctggtgtgtgggggtgattgacatgattttcgatgcattttgataccatttatgcgatattgtgatttttgatggctttgagagcgtTATTTTGAACTTATCTAGATATCTTTTGACCCGCACAATGGATGGCTAAACGGACTGCGCCAGCAGCTTTGTAATaacaattttaggctaggtagacctttggtttgggtcccgatgcacccgaactcatttcgaCCGTTGatagaaaagttgaaaaattagaaatatgagtgtgggatccacattcAGTCGAAACAACCCcaaatggaaaatccaacttcgccaGCAGATCTAGAATATCGGTTCTAGGGTGGTTGCATGTTTGGtctgattttacgacttttaaat
Proteins encoded:
- the LOC107849571 gene encoding protein MKS1-like; its protein translation is MFQSTFPFHTPISYYHSLLEKYPQIIIPPSSKMNFPPPEFFAGASDGRPSPTRRELQGPRPTPLKVNKDSYKIKKPPVAPPPHPPPHVAVSTAAPPPSQNPQTVIIYAVSPKVYHTTVSDFMSVVQRLTGSSSESETSTSAAVAGDGNLSPAAKLATIEKASTSSTSPSSSAGAGGVPSIFPSTSYGVVDSMDVLDILGNSTAEMCQIPGILSPAPATLPPVSPPGLFSPFPSDPFMLMLSPSPSTLFSAPLISPSPSASDLFHPFFDF